Proteins encoded in a region of the Pelmatolapia mariae isolate MD_Pm_ZW linkage group LG16_19, Pm_UMD_F_2, whole genome shotgun sequence genome:
- the zdhhc22 gene encoding palmitoyltransferase ZDHHC22 produces MFTRMLKLRLLNAVAPAYFFTATAVTFIFHFGFFIPTIFPSQGTSLDESKVLHTVIFLFLMFNALGNYIMTIKYPAESANETVIPVCSPHCSDKVDAHYLLNGRHFCKLCKKVILKRDHHCFFTGNCIGNKNMRYFIMFCIYTSCTCLYSLVLGVAFLTVEYSISFENPLTFLTLLPFSTGYFFMGTISGLQLFLVLMLYVWLGIGLVCAGFCCQQVLLVARGQTWCQMQRGQLAENRNPWRANLKDVFGTRWILGLILPVQTVETCSEDADAHKQD; encoded by the exons ATGTTCACCCGGATGTTAAAACTGAGACTTCTCAACGCTGTAGCACCTGCGTACTTTTTTACGGCTACAGCAGTCACCTTCATTTTTCACTTTGGCTTCTTCATTCCAACAATTTTCCCAAGTCAGGGTACATCACTGGACGAGTCCAAAGTTTTACATACagttattttccttttcttgatGTTCAATGCGTTAGGGAACTACATAATGACTATTAAATACCCAGCTGAGAGTGCCAACGAGACTGTGATTCCAGTGTGTTCACCACACTGCTCGGATAAAGTGGACGCGCACTACCTCCTGAACGGCCGTCACTTCTGCAAACTTTGCAAGAAGGTTATCCTTAAGAGGGACCACCACTGTTTCTTCACTGGAAACTGCATCGGCAACAAAAACATGCGCTACTTCATCATGTTCTGCATCTACACATCCTGCACATGTTTATACTCTTTGGTTCTTGGCGTGGCCTTTCTAACAGTGGAGTACTCTATCTCTTTTGAGAACCCCCTGACCTTTTTGACTCTTCTCCCGTTCTCCACTGGTTACTTCTTCATGG GAACAATCTCAGGCCTGCAGTTGTTCCTGGTGCTGATGCTGTACGTGTGGCTGGGCATCGGTTTGGTGTGTGCAGGTTTCTGTTGTCAGCAGGTGCTGCTGGTGGCCCGGGGGCAGACATGGTGTCAGATGCAGAGAGGGCAACTTGCAGAGAATCGCAACCCCTGGAGAGCTAACCTCAAGGACGTCTTTGGCACCCGCTGGATCCTTGGCCTTATACTGCCTGTGCAGACAGTGGAGACGTGCTCTGAAGACGCAGATGCCCATAAACAGGACTGA